The Prosthecobacter vanneervenii sequence TGGCTGACGAAAACGCTGGAAGCGAGCAAGGCTCCGCTCAAGTTTGTCTTTCTGCATCACCTTGTCGGTGGACTGGGCAAGGATGTGCGCGGAGCCGTGACGCCTGCGCCTTACATGGAATGGGGCGGCAAAAACGCAGATGGCAGCGAGGGCTTCAAGCAGCACCGCCCAGGCTGGGCGATGCCCATCCATAAGCTCCTGGTCAAAAATGGTGTGAGCATTGTTTTTCATGGGCATGATCACCTTTTTGCCAAGGAGGAGCTGGACGGTGTCATCTACCAAGAGGTGCCTCAGCCCGGACACCCAAGCGGTGGCACGCGCAGCGCTGAGGAGTATGGCTACACGGGCACCATTCTTGGCAGCTCGGGGCATGTGCGAGTGATGGTGGGTCCGGGTGAAGCGCAGGTGGACTATGTGAGATCCATCGTGCCCGGAGTGACACGCGACGAAGTGCCCAATGGCTCCGTCGCGCACAGCTACAAGATCAAAAGAAAGTAGCACGAGATGCGCGCTCAGGCATTGATCGTCACACCAGTTCGAGAATGCCAAACGATGCTGGGACGTGGAAATCTGGTCGCTCTGTCTGTGGATTGACCCAGGGCATCCAGCCGGACTGCACGGAGCCATCGGGCCTGTGGCTAAATTCTGCACGGTAGAGTCCGGCATAAAATTCGCGGCTGTCGGCTTTGAGCACCTGGAGCGTTCGCAGCGTGTCCAAAGGGATGCTGCCCGTAACGGTGTAGCGGTTTCCCATCATCTCGGCTGAGAGGCTCAAGCCCGCGCATCGCCAGTCCCAGTTCATTTCACGGTAAAAATGGGCTTCGTAGTCGAGCACATCTCCACGAGGGGACATCTCAAGACAGAAGTAGGGCTTCAAGCTGAGATCGGGCGACAGGAAAATTTCCACGCGATCAGACCCAAGCACGCGCTCTTTTGCATCGGCTCCATCTGGAAGCACGATGTCGTCATCGTGGCAGTCAAAGCGGAAGTGAAGGTGTCTTTCATCCCACAAGGCGCGGAATTCGGTGAACGGGGCCGCGTTCTCTTCCCAAGGAAAGGAAAAGTCGGTCAATGATTCGGCCATGGACCAATCGAGGGCGGAGGAGGAGGTGTGGCGGACACGGTAGCGTTTCATGAGGCAGCTTTGGCAAGCACTCGCTGCATTTCAATGACGGCTGGAAAACTGTCTGCCAACGGAGGCGTTGATAGTGGATGAAATGGATTTTAGCCTGCCTGCCTGCATTGACTCTGATGGCGGAAGACGTCATCGTGGTGCCCGGTAAGTTGCATCTCGGAAAGCCGGGGCAGTTTGAATGGGAGGAGTTCAAGGACAGGGCTGTGGACGCCGAGCGGCTGGAGAAGCATTTTGAGGCCAGGGCAAATACCTCAGAGCAGACGCTGCGCATCTGGCAGCGGGATGTGAAGCTTGGCTGGCCTGTCTTTTTGAATGGCAAAAAGCTGGGGGCCTTGGTGACGGCCGAAACAGCGATGGAGAGCCTTCTCGCGATCCCGCCAGGGACTTTGCAAGATGGGAACAATCTGCTGGTGATCGAGGCGCCTACGGCTCTGGATGACATCGAGGCGGGGCCCGTGATCATCGCGCCGAAGACGAGTGCTGAGCTGCTCAGCGGTGCTCAGGTGGAGGTTACAGTAACCGATGGACAAAGAGGAGACGAACTGCCCTGCAGGCTGACGGTGACGCGTGCGGATGGAACCTTGCAGCCACTGAGAGCCAAGCCAGCCGGAGATGTGGCCGTGCGTGTGGGGGTAGTTTATACGAGAAATGGAAAAGCCAGACTCTCTCTGCCGCCGGGGGATTACATTCTCCATGCAGGGCGCGGCTTTGAATGGGGCGTCAGTCGTGAGGCGCTAACTCTTCAGGAAGGAGAGAGTAGAAAGGTGGCGGTCAAGCTGCGGCGCGAGGTGGATACCAAGGGCTGGATCGCGGCAGACAGCCACATTCATACGCTGACTTATAGCGGGCATGGCGATGCCAAAATCGAAGAGCGCATGCTTACCATCGCGGGGGAGGGGATTGAGCTGGCGATCTCCACGGATCACAATCATCACACAGACTATGCACCGCAGGCCGCCAGCATGGGCGTGGCAAAGAGCTTCACGCCGGTGATCGGCAATGAGGTCACCACCAAGCACGGGCATTTCAATGCCTTTCCCATCGAGCCGGGCGCACGTGTCGTGAATCACCAGCAGGAGGACTGGGCCAAGCTGCTGCCGGATATCCGGGCCACTCCTGGCGTGAAGGTGATCACGCTGAATCATCCGCGTGACCTGCACAGCGGCTTTATCCCGTTTGGCGGCATCCAGTTCAATCCGAAGACGGGCAGGCACCGTCAGGCAGAAGCGCTGGTCGGCATTGATGCGATGGAGGTGATCACCTCGGCCGCCATGCAGTCTGACATTCACCTGCTTTATCGCGACTGGTTTGCGCTCCTCAACTGCGGTCATCGCATTGCGGCAGTGGGTTCAAGCGACAGCCATGACGTGAACCGCTTCATTCTCGGGCAGGGGCGCACCTATGTGGCCGCGAAGGATGCGGATCCGGCCAACCCCGATCTGGATGAAGTCTGGCGCAGCTACAAGGAAGGGCGGCTGCTGGTGAGCCTGGGACTGCTGGCTCAGCTCAGGGTGGATGACAAGTTCACCGTGGGAGATCTGGCGACAGGGCTGAAGGAGAAAGTCAAAGCAGAAGTCATCGTATCAGGGCCTGCATGGACGCAGGCGGACCACATCGAACTCTTTGCCAACGGCACTCTGATTCGTGAGCAGAAGATTGAAGACAACCACCGTGCGGGTGAAAAAGCGCGCATCGTGTGGGAACTGCCAAAGCCCGCCCATGATGTGCATCTGGTGGTGATCGCGACGGGGCCGGGTGTCACCGAGCCGTTCTGGGAGATCCCCCGGCCGTACCAGCCGAGCAGCAAGAGCTTCATTCCTCGTGTGGTAGGTTCGACGAACCCGATCTGGCTGGATGCCGACGGCGATGGGCGCTTTGAGCCTGCGGTCGAGATTGCCCGGCGGTTGATCCAGGAAAATGGCGGAGATCGTGAGAAAATTCGTGAGGCATTGAAACTTTGTGACGAGGCCGTGGCGGTCCAGGCGGAGTCTCTGATGGAAAAAAGTGACCCATGATTTTTGTCCAAAGCTGCGGTAAATCTGACTTCACAATCCACCATGAGCACACCCACCCCCTCCTCCGACCTCAAGCGCCGTTCCTTTCTGCGCGCCGCCTTCTCTGGTGCCCTTGTCACGCCCGGTGTCATGAACGCGGCTGAGGTGGAAAAAGCCATCGCTACATCAGAGGGTCATTTTCATGAGCAGGCGCGGGATCTGCCGCTGGTGGAGGATGCAGACGTGATCGTCTGCGGAGCCGGACCGGCCGGTATTGCGGCAGCCATCACGGCGGCGCGAGCCGGGGCACGGGTTCGCGTCTTTGAATGGCGCGGCTGTCTCGGCGGCGTGTGGACTGCGGGACTGCTGGGGTATCTGCTCGACTTCGACAAGCCGGGCTTTAACCAGGAGCTGCTGAAGCGGCTGGATGAGCGTGGCATGCGCCGTGGGACCAGCCACAAGAGCATCTGCTACGAGCCGGAAGGCATGAAGCTGCTGCTGGAGGAGATGTTTGTCGAGGCGGGCATCAAGTTCCAGCTTCACACCCATGTGTGTGCCGCCTACCGAGACGGAAAGCGACTCACGACGGTGGTGACGGAGTCCAAATCGGGCCGACAGGCCTGGAAGGCGCCGGTCTTCATCGACACCACTGGAGATGGCGACCTCGGCGCTCTCGCGGGTTGCTCCTTTGAGTATGGCGAGGCAGACGCCTGCCCCTGCCAGCCCATGTCCCTCAATGCGCTGCTGGTGTGCAAGGATGTCGCGGCTTTGGAGGCGTTCATCCACAAGTCTGACCCCAGCAAGGCCGACGGTGTGGCCAAAGACGCGTTTCTGGCGGAGATCAAGCGTGCGGGACTCTTCCCCTCCTATGCCAAGCCCACGCTCTGGCAGGTGCGGGACAATCTGCTGCTGGTGATGATGAACCACCAGTATGCTGTGCCCTGTTTTGATGCGGCAAAAATCACCGAAGCCACGGTGCAGGCCCGGGCGGAGATGAACAAGATCGTGAACGCCCTGCGCAAGCTGGGCGGCCCCTGGGAGGCCCTGCAGATTGCCGCCACGGCAGAGCAGATCGGCGTGCGCGATGGCAGACGCATTGCCGGACGCTACACCGTGACGAAGGATGATGTGGCCGCCGGTGCGCGCTATGACGATGCCGTGGTGCGCCCGACCTTCAGCGTGGACATCCACGCCCTCAGTGCCGACATGAACAAGAAGACCGCTTATCACAACGCGGGCATCAAAGTGAAGCCGTATGACATTCCGCTGAGGGCACTGATCGCAAAGGATGTGGACGGCCTGATGATGGCCGGTCGCAACATCAGCGGCGATTTCATCGCGCATGCCAGCTATCGCGTGACGGGGAACTCGGTGGCCATGGGCGAAGCAGCCGGTGTCACCGCCGCGCTGGCAGCTACCACCAAACGCCTTCCCCATGACGTGCCGTGGAGTGAGGCCGAAGCCAAGCTCAAGGCGCTGGGGCAGCGCGCCTAGCTACTTGCCGGTGCGTTTGCGTTTCGCTTCCTGCTTGAGAAAGAGGGGCTCCAGATTTTCGTGAACCCAGGCAAAGGCCGCTTCCAGCCCCTCACGCTGGTAGATTACACCGATGTCCGCCTCCACAGCGGTGGGGTTGCCCGTGCAGGAGAGAAACTGATTGCAGGTGAAGCGCATCTTCATCTCGGCATCCACCTTGCCCTGCTGCTTCAGGATAAAGCTGCGGACGTAAAGCTCCAGCACGGCATCGCCGATCCAGGCGTTTTCGCGCAGGCGCTGAGTGAGGTCGAGTTCTGGGAGTGATGCCATGAGCGAATCATCCAGAGCGAGCTTTGGCTCAAGTTCAACCGTGGATCACTTCGTGCCGCCAGCGAGAGCCGTGCTGTTGATCCCTTGGAAATAGGCGCTCACCCAGGAGTGCTGCTGGCGGGTAGTGGTAATTTTGAATGAGTTGTTGTCTTTGTCGAAAACCACAGCCGATTTGGCCTCGCCTGCCGAAAGGAGCGAATCGATGTCTTTCAGGACGACATCAATGTTCATGCCCGGCTTGTTGAGGGCATAGCTTTTGATCACCACTGCTTTGTCGTCGTGGTCACGAAAGATCCAACGGCCCTGCTCCAGACCCATGACGAGCCCGTTGGTACGGCAAAGTGCCTCCAAGACTTCAAAGGGACTGGCACGAACACTGAATGTGACCAATTTCTTGCTGGCTGTGCTGTCCTCGGACAGTGAGACGAAGTTAATTCCGGCATCCGTCGCCAGATAGCGTAGCACGTCGCCCAGGTTTGCTTTGTTGAAGTCATACTGTCGCTGACGGGCTATGCGAAGTTCCGCCGCCTGAGACTCGGCAGTGTTCATCGCTGGCTTTGCAGCTGTGCCAGAAGCCTGGCCTTTTTTTTCCGGGCTTTCGGCAGAAACTGGAGTGAGCAAATAAGATTGGCCATCGCTGCTGAGCTTGTGATGGGCCAGTGAGGCACAATAGTACAGAGCTTCGGAAACCGGGACGTTTTTGAGCGACAGGGTGATGTTTGCTTCTTGTGCAGCGCCAGGCTTGATCAGGATGTTGACTCCCTTTTTTTTAGGATCGAGTTCGCGGGACTTGATGCGAATAAACTCGCAACATTCTGTCAGGGTGGCCTCGCGAAAGGTAATATCTGGAATGACGATTTTTCCGGCCGCAGGAGCGTGGGGCACCTCTGTTGCTGTTGACCGTGCTGTGGGAAAACTCTTTGCCACGATGACGGCGTAGGGCTGGATGCTCATTTTCATGCCGGCGAGCTCGACGACATATCGCAGTGCTTCGCCCAGAGGCACATCCTTGAGGTCGAGTGTGATGTTTGCCTTGGAGGGTGAAATGTCCTGTCTGAAAATGATGTTTACGCCCCTCTGGTTGGAAGCTTGAGTGGTGACGTCCATGTCACGACTTTTAACGCGAAGATATTCGAGCGCTTCTTCCACCGTGGCCTCTTGAAAACGGACGGTGGGAATGATGATCCTATCCAGCTTGTTTTGGATGTATTCAGTTGGCGTGGCCGTTTTGGGGGCAGAGGCATCCAGCATGTAGTTCAAATTAAGCGCCTTGGACGCAGCCGCTTCTTCCTGGGTCCCGAAATAGATGCCGCCAAAAGGATGCCCGTCCTTGGAGTAAAAAGTGACATGCGGCAGCCCTGGCTGCGGATGGGGATGGACGAGGACGACGCTGCCCCTGCCTTTTTTGATGGCGGCTCTCTGTCGCGGGTCCACCGGAGTGGGGTCGGAGTTCTTCACGGTGATGAACAGAGAGACATACGCCTCCTCCTCGCTGGCTAGCTCGTAGTCAACCGCCACAGTGATTGACTCTGCTGTTGTCTGCACTGAGTGAATGCGGATGGAGTCGCCGGCTTTGAAGGAAGCCTGGCCGAGCGTGAAATCCCTCGCAGGCTCCGGCTTTTGCGCACGGGTGATGCCAAAGAAGGTCATGACAATAATACATGCGTTGATGATGGCTTTCATGAGTGGGTGTGGGTTGTGACGAACGGCGATCAACTGAATGCGCGTGCGCAGCGCAGAGCCGCGTTGAAAAATGCCGACAAAGCCAAGGCTCAAACCGCGCGGACAAAAAGCGGTCTCGACTTTGAGCAGGGCATGGCCGTATTCCACGCGGCTGGCAGCAGGGGCGTTGTGGAGCACCTGGGCATCACAGGCGGCCTCGCGGTCAGCCCGGATTTTGAAAAATGCAATCCACAGCAGGGGATTGAACCAATGCAACGTCATCAGCACACACATGAGGGCATTGAGCTGGAGGTCGCCGCGTTTGATATGCATGAGCTCGTGCTTGAGCACCAGGCGGGTTTCGACGGGTGTGAAGTCGCGGTCAAACTCCACAGGCAGGAGCAGTGTGGGCCGCAGCAGACCGGTGACGGCAGGGCTGCTTACATTGCAGGCGACGACAAGACGTGGCACATGGCGGAGACGCATTTCGAGCGCGATCTGTGCGAGCG is a genomic window containing:
- a CDS encoding M56 family metallopeptidase, with translation MNTLANIFDWLLATSFRASILTLVVLLAQAVLRRQLTARMRHALWLPVLVVLLMPVFPQSRWSIEYVFQKAPTPALEQIIPSDMAPAEELAPVIFESARAMPEPIHWQSMMLFSWISVAAGTLILGGISFVLTLGRLRRASQPASEELVATLAQIALEMRLRHVPRLVVACNVSSPAVTGLLRPTLLLPVEFDRDFTPVETRLVLKHELMHIKRGDLQLNALMCVLMTLHWFNPLLWIAFFKIRADREAACDAQVLHNAPAASRVEYGHALLKVETAFCPRGLSLGFVGIFQRGSALRTRIQLIAVRHNPHPLMKAIINACIIVMTFFGITRAQKPEPARDFTLGQASFKAGDSIRIHSVQTTAESITVAVDYELASEEEAYVSLFITVKNSDPTPVDPRQRAAIKKGRGSVVLVHPHPQPGLPHVTFYSKDGHPFGGIYFGTQEEAAASKALNLNYMLDASAPKTATPTEYIQNKLDRIIIPTVRFQEATVEEALEYLRVKSRDMDVTTQASNQRGVNIIFRQDISPSKANITLDLKDVPLGEALRYVVELAGMKMSIQPYAVIVAKSFPTARSTATEVPHAPAAGKIVIPDITFREATLTECCEFIRIKSRELDPKKKGVNILIKPGAAQEANITLSLKNVPVSEALYYCASLAHHKLSSDGQSYLLTPVSAESPEKKGQASGTAAKPAMNTAESQAAELRIARQRQYDFNKANLGDVLRYLATDAGINFVSLSEDSTASKKLVTFSVRASPFEVLEALCRTNGLVMGLEQGRWIFRDHDDKAVVIKSYALNKPGMNIDVVLKDIDSLLSAGEAKSAVVFDKDNNSFKITTTRQQHSWVSAYFQGINSTALAGGTK
- a CDS encoding carbohydrate-binding family 9-like protein, with product MKRYRVRHTSSSALDWSMAESLTDFSFPWEENAAPFTEFRALWDERHLHFRFDCHDDDIVLPDGADAKERVLGSDRVEIFLSPDLSLKPYFCLEMSPRGDVLDYEAHFYREMNWDWRCAGLSLSAEMMGNRYTVTGSIPLDTLRTLQVLKADSREFYAGLYRAEFSHRPDGSVQSGWMPWVNPQTERPDFHVPASFGILELV
- a CDS encoding FAD-dependent oxidoreductase, whose amino-acid sequence is MSTPTPSSDLKRRSFLRAAFSGALVTPGVMNAAEVEKAIATSEGHFHEQARDLPLVEDADVIVCGAGPAGIAAAITAARAGARVRVFEWRGCLGGVWTAGLLGYLLDFDKPGFNQELLKRLDERGMRRGTSHKSICYEPEGMKLLLEEMFVEAGIKFQLHTHVCAAYRDGKRLTTVVTESKSGRQAWKAPVFIDTTGDGDLGALAGCSFEYGEADACPCQPMSLNALLVCKDVAALEAFIHKSDPSKADGVAKDAFLAEIKRAGLFPSYAKPTLWQVRDNLLLVMMNHQYAVPCFDAAKITEATVQARAEMNKIVNALRKLGGPWEALQIAATAEQIGVRDGRRIAGRYTVTKDDVAAGARYDDAVVRPTFSVDIHALSADMNKKTAYHNAGIKVKPYDIPLRALIAKDVDGLMMAGRNISGDFIAHASYRVTGNSVAMGEAAGVTAALAATTKRLPHDVPWSEAEAKLKALGQRA
- a CDS encoding ribonuclease III domain-containing protein, whose protein sequence is MASLPELDLTQRLRENAWIGDAVLELYVRSFILKQQGKVDAEMKMRFTCNQFLSCTGNPTAVEADIGVIYQREGLEAAFAWVHENLEPLFLKQEAKRKRTGK
- a CDS encoding CehA/McbA family metallohydrolase, coding for MKWILACLPALTLMAEDVIVVPGKLHLGKPGQFEWEEFKDRAVDAERLEKHFEARANTSEQTLRIWQRDVKLGWPVFLNGKKLGALVTAETAMESLLAIPPGTLQDGNNLLVIEAPTALDDIEAGPVIIAPKTSAELLSGAQVEVTVTDGQRGDELPCRLTVTRADGTLQPLRAKPAGDVAVRVGVVYTRNGKARLSLPPGDYILHAGRGFEWGVSREALTLQEGESRKVAVKLRREVDTKGWIAADSHIHTLTYSGHGDAKIEERMLTIAGEGIELAISTDHNHHTDYAPQAASMGVAKSFTPVIGNEVTTKHGHFNAFPIEPGARVVNHQQEDWAKLLPDIRATPGVKVITLNHPRDLHSGFIPFGGIQFNPKTGRHRQAEALVGIDAMEVITSAAMQSDIHLLYRDWFALLNCGHRIAAVGSSDSHDVNRFILGQGRTYVAAKDADPANPDLDEVWRSYKEGRLLVSLGLLAQLRVDDKFTVGDLATGLKEKVKAEVIVSGPAWTQADHIELFANGTLIREQKIEDNHRAGEKARIVWELPKPAHDVHLVVIATGPGVTEPFWEIPRPYQPSSKSFIPRVVGSTNPIWLDADGDGRFEPAVEIARRLIQENGGDREKIREALKLCDEAVAVQAESLMEKSDP